In Trifolium pratense cultivar HEN17-A07 linkage group LG7, ARS_RC_1.1, whole genome shotgun sequence, a genomic segment contains:
- the LOC123898435 gene encoding ras-related protein RABB1c: MSYAYLFKYIIIGDTGVGKSCLLLQFTDKRFQPVHDLTIGVEFGARMITIDNKPIKLQIWDTAGQESFRSITRSYYRGAAGALLVYDITRRETFNHLASWLEDARQHANANMTIMLIGNKSDLAHRRAVSTEEGEQFAKEHGLIFMEASAKTAQNVEEAFIKTAGTIYKKIQDGVFDVSNESYGIKVGYGGIPGPSGGRDGPSAAGGACCS, translated from the exons GAGTTGGAAAGTCATGTCTTCTACTTCAGTTTACCGACAAGCGTTTTCAACCTGTCCATGACTTGACCATTGGTGTTGAATTTGGTGCCAGGATGATCACAATTGATAATAAGCCAATCAAGTTGCAAATATGGGATACG GCGGGTCAAGAATCCTTCAGATCTATTACAAGGTCGTATTACAGAGGGGCTGCAGGTGCACTGCTTGTTTATGATATAACCAG GAGAGAGACATTTAATCACTTGGCTAGCTGGTTGGAAGATGCAAGGCAGCATGCAAATGCAAATATGACAATTATGCTGATTGGAAACAAGTCTGATCTTGCTCACAGACGGGCTGTAAGCACAGAAGAAGGTGAGCAGTTTGCAAAGGAGCACGGGTTGATCTTCATGGAGGCCTCGGCAAAAACTGCTCAGAATGTTGAAGAG GCATTCATAAAAACAGCTGGAACCATATACAAAAAGATTCAAGATGGAGTTTTTGATGTATCAAATGag TCTTATGGAATAAAAGTAGGATATGGTGGAATACCTGGACCATCTGGAGGCAGGGATGGCCCTTCTGCTGCTGGTGGAGCCTGCTGCAGTTGA
- the LOC123895273 gene encoding probable galacturonosyltransferase 4: MMGVRNIVLFLLCITVVAPIVLYTDRLGSFESPPTTNEEFIEDVPVFPFNAADSGHLNLLPQETSTVLKEPIGVVFSNEDSIDKRNLPRGLQLVESREHVSARVLSTTTEEDQTEKDNTIKLVTDEIKHGNQGGDGTSEKNDANGEDAIDVDDNDGKLTKSTRDSTQEPLIKGTMLEQQQETETSGGKKKKRPETNKQNDQMPSDARVLQLKDQLIQAKVYLSLPVIKSNPQLTRELRLRMKEVSRTLGDATKDSDLPRNAKERVKAMEQTLLKAKQVQADCATVVKKLRAMIHTTEEQLHVLKKQTLFLTQLTAKTLPKGLHCLPLRLTTEYYKLNSSQQQFANQEKFEDPKLYHYAIFSDNILATAVVVNSTVLNAKDASKHVFHIVTDRLNYAAMSMWFLVNPPGKATIQVQNIEEFTWLNASYSPVLKQLASPAMIDYYFKAHRATSDSNLKFRNPKYLSILNHLRFYLPEVFPKLNKVLFLDDDLVVQKDLTGLWSVDLKGNVNGAVETCGESFHRFDRYLNFSNPLIAKNFDPHACGWAYGMNVFDLVEWKRQKITEVYHNWQNLNHDRQLWKLGTLPPGLITFWKRTFPLNRSWHVLGLGYNPNVNHKDIERAAVMHYNGNMKPWLEISIPKFRGYWTKYVNYDHPYLRECNINP, translated from the exons ATGATGGGGGTTAGAAACATTGTCTTGTTCTTACTTTGCATCACTGTTGTTGCTCCTATTGTTCTTTACACTGATCGTCTTGGTTCTTTTGAATCTCCACCTACAA CCAATGAAGAGTTTATTGAAGATGTTCCTGTTTTT CCTTTCAATGCTGCAGACTCTGGCCATTTGAATCTGCTTCCTCAG GAAACTTCAACTGTTCTTAAGGAACCTATTGGAGTTGTGTTTTCAAATGAGGACTCAATTGACAAAAGGAATTTGCCTCGAG GTTTGCAATTGGTGGAATCAAGGGAGCATGTGTCTGCGAGGGTATTGTCGACGACAACTGAGGAAGATCAAACTGAAAAGGATAACACTATCAAACTTGTGACGGATGAAATTAAGCATGGAAATCAAGGCGGTGATGGCACCTCGGAGAAAAACGATGCAAATGGGGAAGATGCTATTGATGTTGATGACAATGATGGGAAACTCACTAAATCGACTCGTGATTCTACTCAAGAGCCACTTATTAAG GGTACCATGCTGGAGCAACAACAAGAAACAGAAACTTCTGgtggaaaaaagaagaaaagaccAGAGACAAACAAGCAAAATGACCAAATGCCATCAGATGCTCGGGTACTACAACTAAAAGATCAACTCATTCAAGCGAAGGTCTATCTTTCCCTTCCAGTGATTAAAAGCAACCCTCAGCTCACTCGGGAGCTTCGTTTAAGGATGAAAGAAGTTTCACGAACACTCGGCGATGCAACCAAAGATTCTGATTTACCTAGGAA TGCGAAAGAGAGGGTGAAGGCAATGGAGCAAACATTGTTGAAAGCTAAGCAAGTTCAAGCCGATTGTGCTACTGTTGTGAAGAAGCTCAGGGCTATGATTCATACTACGGAAGAGCAGCTACATGTGCTCAAGAAGCAGACTTTGTTCTTAACACAATTGACGGCAAAAACACTGCCAAAAGGTCTTCATTGTCTTCCATTGCGCCTCACAACCGAGTATTATAAGTTGAATTCTTCTCAGCAACAGTTCGCTAATCAAGAGAAGTTTGAAGACCCAAAACTATACCATTATGCAATTTTTTCAGACAATATATTGGCAACAGCTGTTGTTGTCAACTCCACAGTTCTCAATGCTAAG GATGCATCAAAACATGTTTTCCACATTGTTACCGATAGGCTCAATTATGCAGCAATGAGTATGTGGTTTTTGGTAAATCCACCTGGCAAGGCAACCATTCAAGTTCAGAACATTGAAGAATTCACATGGTTGAATGCAAGTTACAGCCCTGTTCTTAAGCAGTTGGCTTCCCCGGCTATGATAGATTATTATTTCAAGGCTCATCGAGCAACTTCTGATTCAAACCTAAAGTTTCGGAATCCAAAGTATTTATCTATCTTGAACCATCTCCGTTTCTACCTTCCCGAGGTCTTTCCAAAGCTCAACAAAGTGCTGTTCTTGGATGATGATTTAGTTGTGCAGAAGGATCTGACTGGTCTTTGGTCAGTTGACTTGAAAGGAAACGTAAATGGAGCTGTAGAAACTTGTGGAGAAAGTTTCCACCGATTTGATCGCTATCTCAACTTTTCAAATCCTCTTATTGCAAAGAATTTTGACCCACATGCTTGTGGGTGGGCATACGGTatgaatgtatttgatttaGTCGAATGGAAGAGGCAAAAGATCACAGAGGTGTATCACAACTGGCAGAATCTG AATCATGATAGACAACTGTGGAAGCTAGGAACACTGCCACCAGGTCTCATAACATTCTGGAAACGTACTTTCCCACTGAACCGATCGTGGCACGTGTTGGGTCTGGGCTACAATCCCAACGTCAACCACAAAGATATTGAGCGGGCTGCTGTTATGCACTACAATGGGAACATGAAGCCATGGTTGGAGATAAGTATTCCCAAGTTTCGAGGTTACTGGACAAAATATGTCAACTATGATCATCCATATTTGCGAGAATGCAATATCAATCCATAG
- the LOC123898579 gene encoding enhancer of mRNA-decapping protein 4-like yields the protein MASSGNSANPNQTQQTQFDLQKLFKVTTTNQNQNQNLNSSPSFPSPSSLSTPPPSSYPTPSSSYPPPTGTYPYHLPHYLPFPNLQQENPLIHQHHPQMHAPQRPIFQPSSSPTSPNPNTTSGARLMALLGTQSQNPPSNQESEFSVSSNPGSVVTSVSSPGNMASPNSTPTRMLSTKLPKGRHLKGENVVYDIDVKLPGEMQPQLEVTPITKYASDPGLVLGRQIAVNRSYICYGLKLGAIRVLNINTALRYLLRGHTQRVSDMAFFAEDVHLLASASTDGRIFIWKINEGPDEEDKPQITGRVILAIQILGESESVHPRVCWHPHKQEILIVAIGNRILKIDTMKAGKGETFSAEEPLKCNIDKLIDGVQLIGKHDDNITELSMCQWMKSRLASASADGTVKIWEERKATPLAVLRPHDGKPVNSVTFLTAPHRPDHIVLVTAGPLNQEVKIWVSGYEEGWLLPSDSESWICVQTLDIRSSSETNPEDAFFNQVVALPRAGLVLLANAKKNTIYAVHIEYGPNPTATRMDYISEFIVTMPILSLIGTSDSLPDGDHLVQIYCVQTQAIQQYGLNLSQCLPPPLDNVELEKTEASVSRAWDGSTDLETVNIPQVQLSTSESAVNLSSTDIHGLPEGSVSDTETKPNDLPSHNGFEHVHAAPPPLPPSPRLSRKLSGTKSSNILATSSTSAGDHSNEPTNLDSSADQRIESEKDSVADVPASGDSLQESDRVVQNDVSDSPTIFKHPTHLVTPSEIFSKAALSPANSNISQGMNVQGVAAHSDAEKFEVEVKVVGESETASNQENTEYDIDSHTNVAEKKEKLFYSQASDLGIQMARDTYNIEGVRQADNTNTIDAPDKNRTSIEEEVQETSKEVPANIRESEVVAATLQSPAPSTKGKRQKGKGSQVPGTSSTSPSPFNSADSANDQGGNSAAPSVEAALPQLSTVHEMMGQLLNMQKEMQKQMNVMVSVPVTKEGKRLEGSLGRSMEKVVKANADALWARIQEENAKKEKLERDHVQQITNLISNYINKDMSSLLEKIIKKEVSSIGTTITRSLSQNLEKAISTAVTESFQKGVGDKALNQLEKSVSSKLEATVARQIQVQFQTTGKQALQEALRTSVEATLVPAFEKSCKAMFEQIDGTFQNGLLNHTTAIQQQYDSTHSPLAITLRETINSASSITQTLSGQLADGQRKLLEMAANSKVAADPFVTQINNGLHEMTEDPTKELSRLISEGKFEEAFTGALHRSDVAIVSWLCSQVDLTGILTMVPLPLSQGVLLSLLQQLSCGINTETLKKLQWMTDVAAAINPADTRIAAHVRPILDQVYRTLGHHRNLPTNSPSEASNIRLLMHVINSVLLSCK from the exons ATGGCTTCTTCTGGAAATTCTGCAAATCCAAATCAAACCCAACAAACCCAATTTGATTTACAAAAGCTTTTCAAAGTAACAacaacaaatcaaaatcaaaatcaaaatttgaactCTTCTCCTTCATTCCCTTCACCTTCATCACTTTCTACACCCCCTCCTTCTTCTTATCCTACACCTTCTTCTTCATACCCTCCACCAACTGGTACATACCCTTATCATCTTCCTCACTATCTTCCTTTTCCAAATCTTCAACAAGAAAACCCTCTTATTCATCAACATCATCCTCAAATGCATGCACCTCAAAGACCCATTTTTCAACCTTCTTCTTCTCCTACATCACCAAATCCAAACACTACATCTGGTGCACGTTTAATGGCTTTGTTAGGGACTCAAAGCCAAAACCCTCCTTCAAATCAAGAATCTGAATTTTCAGTTTCATCAAACCCTGGTTCAGTTGTGACTTCAGTTTCTTCTCCTGGTAACATGGCAAGTCCAAATTCTACACCAACAAGGATGCTTAGTACTAAGCTTCCAAAGGGTAGACATTTGAAAGGAGAGAATGTTGTTTATGATATTGATGTTAAGTTGCCAGGTGAAATGCAGCCTCAACTCGAGGTTACGCCGATTACTAAGTATGCATCTGATCCTGGACTTGTGCTTGGGAGACAAATTGCTGTTAATAGATCTTATATATGTTATGGACTTAAACTCGGTGCTATTCGGGTTCTTAATATTAATACTGCTTTGAGATATTTGCTTCGAGGTCATACTCAG AGGGTATCCGACATGGCTTTCTTTGCTGAGGATGTTCACCTGTTAGCCAG TGCTAGCACTGACGGGAGAATTTTTATATGGAAAATCAATGAGGGCCCTGATGAGGAAGACAAGCCTCAAATTACTGGAAGAGTTATCCTAGCCATTCAAATATTAGGAGAGAGTGAGTCAGTTCATCCACGAGTATGCTGGCATCCACATAAACAA GAGATTTTAATTGTTGCTATTGGAAACCGTATCCTCAAAATTGACACTATGAAAGCTGGAAAAGGTGAAACCTTTTCTGCAGAGGAACCTCTCAAATGTAACATTGATAAGTTGATTGATGGCGTGCAACTTATCGGTAAGCATGATGACAATATCACCGAGTTGTCAATGTGCCAATGGATGAAGAGTCGATTAGCTTCAGCATCAGCAGATGGCACG GTGAAGATATGGGAAGAACGTAAGGCAACACCACTTGCTGTTTTAAGACCACATGATGGTAAACCTGTTAATTCCGTGACGTTCTTGACTGCTCCTCACCGCCCAGATCACATCGTTCTTGTCACAGCG GGCCCACTAAATCAGGAAGTGAAGATATGGGTATCTGGTTACGAGGAAGGTTGGTTATTGCCTAGTGATTCTGAGTCATGGATTTGTGTTCAGACTTTGGATATAAGAAGTTCTTCTGAAACCAACCCCGAGGATGCATTCTTTAATCAAGTTGTAGCGTTGCCTCGTGCTGGTTTGGTTCTGCTAGCAAATGCcaagaaaaatacaatataTGCTGTGCATATAGAGTATGGACCCAATCCAACTGCTACTCGCATGGACTATATTTCCGAGTTCATAGTCACAATGCCTATATTAAGCCTTATTGGAACTAGTGATAGTTTACCAGATGGAGACCATCTTGTTCAGATATATTGTGTCCAAACACAAGCTATTCAACAGTACGGACTCAATTTGTCACAATGTTTGCCTCCGCCACTAGACAATGTTGAACTTGAAAAAACAGAAGCAAGTGTATCTCGTGCTTGGGATGGATCTACTGATCTGGAAACTGTTAACATACCACAAGTTCAGCTGAGCACTTCTGAAAGTGCTGTAAATTTATCTTCTACAGATATTCATGGTCTTCCTGAAGGTTCTGTGTCAGATACTGAGACCAAGCCAAATGATTTACCTTCTCATAATGGTTTTGAGCATGTCCACGCTGCTCCACCTCCACTTCCTCCGAGTCCAAGACTGTCTCGCAAGTTATCTGGTACCAAAAGTTCTAATATTTTAGCGACCAGCTCAACAAGTGCCGGTGATCACAGCAATGAGCCAACAAATCTTGATTCTTCTGCAGACCAAAGAATAGAGTCTGAAAAAGATAGTGTGGCTGATGTGCCTGCATCGGGTGACAGTTTGCAAGAAAGTGACAGAGTTGTACAAAATGATGTTTCTGATTCCCCTACAATATTTAAACACCCAACTCATTTGGTAACTCCATCTGAGATATTCTCTAAAGCTGCTTTGTCTCCTGCTAATTCCAATATCTCTCAAGGTATGAATGTTCAAGGTGTTGCTGCACATAGTGATGCAGAAAAGTTTGAAGTAGAAGTTAAAGTAGTAGGTGAGAGTGAGACTGCTTCTAATCAAGAAAACACTGAGTATGACATAGACTCCCACACCAATGTTGCTGAGAAGAAAGAGAAGTTATTCTACTCTCAGGCTTCTGATCTTGGCATTCAGATGGCTAGAGACACCTATAATATCGAGGGAGTTCGTCAGGCTgataatactaatactattGATGCACCTGATAAAAACCGTACATCAATTGAGGAAGAAGTTCAAGAGACGAGTAAGGAGGTACCTGCAAATATCAGGGAATCAGAAGTTGTAGCTGCAACTTTGCAGTCTCCAGCACCATCCACGAAAGGTAAAAGACAGAAGGGTAAAGGTTCTCAAGTTCCTGGTACATCTTCCACTTCTCCCAGCCCTTTTAATTCAGCGGATTCAGCAAATGATCAAGGCGGAAATTCAGCAGCCCCGTCGGTGGAGGCTGCTTTACCACAATTATCTACTGTGCACGAGATGATGGGCCAG CTATTAAACATGCAAAAGGAAATGCAAAAGCAGATGAATGTGATGGTTTCGGTCCCGGTTACTAAGGAAGGCAAAAGattagaagggtcattgggtcgAAGCATGGAGAAGGTAGTCAAGGCTAACGCCGATGCTTTGTGGGCTCGCATACAAGAAGAAAATGCAAAGAAAGAGAAATTAGAGCGAGACCATGTGCAGCAAATAACAAATTTGATCTCCAATTACATAAACAAGGACATGTCATCTCTATTGGAGAAAATCATTAAGAAGGAAGTATCTTCAATTGGAACAACCATTACTCGTTCACTTAGTCAAAACCTAGAGAAAGCAATATCAACAGCTGTTACAGAGTCATTCCAG AAGGGGGTCGGAGACAAAGCATTAAACCAACTAGAAAAGTCAGTTAGTTCAAAACTTGAAGCTACAGTGGCTAGGCAGATACAAGTACAATTTCAAACTACTGGCAAACAGGCTCTTCAG GAAGCACTTAGGACTAGTGTGGAAGCTACATTAGTTCCTGCCTTCGAGAAGTCTTGCAAAGCTATGTTCGAGCAAATTGATGGCACTTTTCAGAATGGTCTTTTGAACCACACAACTGCTATTCAACAGCAGTATGATTCTACTCATTCTCCGCTAGCCATAACTTTGAGG GAAACAATTAATTCAGCATCATCGATCACTCAAACTTTGAGCGGACAATTAGCTGATGGCCAACGTAAATTGTTGGAAATGGCAGCTAATTCCAAAGTGGCTGCTGATCCTTTTGTAACACAAATCAACAATGGGTTGCATGAGATG ACCGAGGATCCTACCAAAGAACTATCAAGGTTAATAAGTGAGGGAAAATTTGAGGAAGCGTTTACTGGAGCTCTTCATAGAAGTGACGTTGCAATAGTTTCTTGGTTATGTTCTCAG GTTGATTTAACCGGTATCTTGACAATGGTACCATTGCCATTAAGCCAAGGAGTACTTTTATCTCTTCTACAACAATTATCCTGCGGCATCAATACAGAGACACTAAAAAAATTGCAATGGATGACAGATGTAGCTGCTGCTATAAACCCTGCAGATACGAGGATTGCAGCGCATGTGCGGCCAATATTGGATCAAGTGTACCGAACACTAGGCCATCATCGCAATTTACCAACGAATTCCCCTTCAGAAGCTAGCAATATCCGCCTTCTCATGCATGTCATAAACTCGGTGTTATTGAGCTGTAAATGA